Part of the Pelmatolapia mariae isolate MD_Pm_ZW linkage group LG3_W, Pm_UMD_F_2, whole genome shotgun sequence genome is shown below.
aaGGAAAAGTATACATGAGCAGTCTTTGGCCTTATGTGAGGCAGTCTTTTGGTCTCCTTATCCCTGTGCCGTCcatagatatgtgtgtgtgtatgtgtgtgtgtgtgtgtgtgtgtgtggacgggtattaacatcttcatggggaccaaaaattggtagtttactatacttgtggggacaatcagccctcgtggggaccaaaatcccggtccccacgagtttgaaggaatttttgagactcaaaatgtggttttagtgtcagggttacaattaggttatggttaggtttagggtcagggtcagggttaggcattcatttttgatggttagggttagggtaagcggctagggaaagcattgtgtcaatgagatgtccccacaaggatataaatacacacacgtgtgtgtgtgtgtgtgtgtgtgtgtgtgtgtgtgtgtgtgtgtgtgtgtgtgtgtgtgtgtgtgcgtagagagagagagctcttaAAATTAGGTGGTGTTCTTCATTGTAATAGTAAAGGTAACATGGGTCCCCACCGTTTCTCAAAGACAGGTTTCTGTAGTCTGAGTATGTAATTTGTTCCATCAGACAGACATCACACACTCTCTGGATCCATAGATTATATGTGGTTTTAATCATCTGATAGTTTTGCATTTTAGGGCTGCAGTGAGTAATATATTTAGCAGGTAAGTTGTGGCTTTGCAGTCAATATGTTCTGCAatccttcccaacactgctactGTAGGACTTAAGGGAATATTTACCTTGGAAAACGTCTTTGAGAGCATCAAATATCTGCCTCCAGAATACACAGAGTTTAGGGCAGAGCCACAATATATGAGTATGGTTGGCAGAGTGTGTCCCACAGTTCCTCCAGCATGAACTCAGATGTGTTGGACCCATCTTAGCAGTTATTTCTGGTGTTCTGTAGAATCTGGTGATATTGTTCCATTTAAACTCTCCATGTGTTTGAACTAGTGGTTTGCTGTGCTTCAGTACATATTTCCCACCAGGTGTCGTCAggtatttctttcatttatttctgcCTCCCATCTTTCCCTCATCCTCAGGGAATTATGCTTAATCATGGATGAGCCTGCGTTATAGATTTTACTAATAGTCTTCTTGTCTCTGTTTctgatttgtttactttttagaAATTCTTCATTAGGTGTGGGGTTGGCAATGTTTCCCCAGCTTTTGAGTGCCGTCAAGAAGGACCTTAGTTGTAGAGATCTATAAAAATCTGTCCTGAGGAGATTAAATTCATTCTTCAGATGTTCAAATGTCTTAAAGTTCCATTGTTCCAGTATTTCAGTACACTATGTGCCCATGTTTTAAACCCAGTATCTGAGTTATTAGAGGAAAAGGTTTTCATAGATCCTGTGCTTGATAGTAAAGAAAGATACTTTGGTAGTCCCAGTGCTGACTGAATTTTATTCAaactttttaatgtatttttgtcCAGGTTGCCATTTCTTTTACGGGTTTTTCAACGAAAGGTagtgtttccagtgttttgggacatttacttttttctattttgagcCAGCGAGTATTTATATCATTTTGCAACCATGTCAGCAAAGGTTTTATTTGTGCAGCCCAgtagtaatatttaaaattaggTACATTAATGCCCCCCTTTATTTTGGGCAACTGCAGGGCTTTGAGTCTAATTCTAGGCTGCTGTTTAGCCCACATGAAGCTCGAAATTCTTTCATTCAGCTTATCAAACATTGTCTTCGGGATTTCAACTGGTATCATCTGAAATAAATAGAGTAGCCTGGGCAGAACATTCATACGGATATATTCAACTCGACCTAACAGAGACAGGGGGACAATAGACCACTGCtctaaatcactgctgatacgctgaataattttattatattttttgtcAAACAAGTGGTCCAAGTGTATGGGAATGAAAGTTCCTAAGTATGTAATACCCTCTTTAGACCATTTGAACTCACTTTGTACTTTAATATTTTCtggaattgtgacatttatatttattgtctCAGTCTTGTCTATGTTAACCTTGTAAGCTGagtaaaatttttttttttaggtatgATATTGTAGAATTGGGTTTtgttatatataatattatatcgTCAGTGTAGAgggatattttatttcattgttcCTCTGGATAGCAGCATGACTGGCAATTCCTTAAATGGTCTGTCTGTGGTTtagagtgaaaaaaatgcattgaGCATTTCTCAAACAACCAAGGAACAGACAGGACAACTGCtcaattactttaaaaaatatatatattatttgacTAAAAAGCTATTTGAGCAACAAAAATCACAGACAAATGGTaggatgtgtgatgtgtgtgtgccagtGAAGTAAAATTTGTAGCTGAGcatcaaatataaaataattaggTCAGTGTCAGGGAATATGAAAGACAGTCACTTCTTTTATAAAAATGAGTGGAGATGTAATGAATTGTGTTTAGAAATCAGCACTTATGTGTCACAAAATTTGTTCTTCATGCACTACgttactttgtttttcacacaaTTTCACAAGTTTCAAAACGTTTGtttgcaaataaacaaaagtttAGTGTTGCAAGTGGTGCCACTGTTAAAACCTTTGACTATAACTGTACTACCTGACTAACTGGAGGAAATTACTAATAACAACCCCAGTGTGCCCACAGCTGTCTGCAGCTATCTTTGGCAGAGGTGCTAAATCTTATCTGAAAATTGAAGAAACACTCACACATCTCACACATCTGCTTTGGTAGAACAGCTTACAGGGATCACTCCCTTTGCTTCAGCGCTTGAGTTTTGTTTTAGCCTCACGCTACACAGTCAATTTCTCCGAAACTTAAGATTTCATTTTGGACTGAGAGGACCGACACGATGGCTCAACAGTGACAATGGATTTTAAGAGATtaagcaaaataataaacatctgaaaaaaGTGCTGCGAGCTATGGATACAATGCAAAAGTACACCATCAAACACAGAGGAGTGTTGTAGATCTCTGGATTTAATAATCAGAAAACCAACCTCATGGTTGTTATACTACATTACACATGGAGGCATTTTGCAGATGGGGCAATGTGAGAACAGTATCTAGTTTAACATATTTACACTCAATAGCTTCTTAGAAAATAATCTATGAAAGTGTTTCTATTTTGCGAAATCAAGCAGGACAATAGGAATTAAAGCTATCAcactacagggagtgcagaattattaggcaagttgtatttttgaggaataattttattattgaacaacaaccatgttctcaatgaacccaaaaaactcattaatatcaaagctgaatgtttgtggaagtagttttcagtttgtttttagttttagctattttagggggatatctgtgtgtgcaggtgactattactgtgcataattattaggcaacttaacaaaaaacaaatatatacccatttcaattatttatttttaccagtgaaaccaatataacatctccacattcacaaatatacatttctgacattcaaaaacaaaacaaaaacaaatcagcgaccaatatagccacctttctttgcaaggacactcaaaagcctgccatccatggattctgtcagtgttttgatctgttcaccatcaacattgcgtgcagcagcaaccacagcctcccagacactgttcagagaggtgtactgttttccctccttgtaaatctcacatttgatgatggaccacagcttctcaatggggttcagatcaggtgaccaaggaggccatgtcattagtttttcttcttttataccctttcttgccagccacgctgtggagtacttggacgcgtgtgatggagcatagtcctgcatgaaaatcatgtttttcttgaaggatgcagacttcttcctgtaccactgcttgaagaaggtgtcttccagaaactggcagtaggactgggagttgagcttgactccatcctcaacccgaaaaggccccacaagctcatctttgataataccagcccaaaccagtactccacctccaccttgctggcgtctgagtcggactggagctctctgccctttaccaatccagccacgggcccatccatctggcccatcaagactcactctcatttcatcagtccataaaaccttagaaaaatcagtcttgagatatttcttggcccagtcttgacgtttcagcttgtgtgtcttgttcagtggtggtcgtctttcagcctttcttaccttggccatgtctctgagtattgcacaccttgtgcttttgggcactccagtgatgttgcagctctgaaatatggccaaactggtggcaagtggcatcttggcagctgcacgcttgacttttctcagttcatgggcagttattttgcgccttggtttttccacacgcttcttgcgaccctgttgactattttgaatgaaacgcttgattgttcgatgatcacgcttcagaagctttgcaattttaagactgctgcatccctctgcaagatatctcactatttttgacttttctgagcctgtcaagtccttcttttgacccattttgccaacggaaaggaagttgcctaataattatgcacacctgatatagggtgttgatgtcattagaccacaccccttctcattacagagatgcacatcacctaatatgcttaattggtagtaggctttcgagcctatacagcttggagtaagacaacatgcatgaagaggatgatgtggacaaaatactcatttgcctaataattctgcactccctgtaacTGCAAAAgattgcatttttttcccccagtatAGTTTTATACTCTGATGATGGGAACTTGTGGTAACATTTAGTCTTAACTGACATAACATATTGCATCTATAAATGCGATTAAAATGTTTACCCGTGACTAACTTTTTTCATTCAGAACAAACAGCATATTTCAGGTTAGGACTGCACAACTATTTTGTCCAATATTAAAATGACAGTTGTCACAATTATTCACAGATTGTAGTGGCAAAATGTGTTTTGATTGCACTGTCGTGTCAGAATACTGCTTTCACATTTACATTGTGCCACACTCATGTTAATTAATCTTCATAAATGAATGTCTGCAAACAAAAACTATAAAGTTTTCCACTCTGTTATTTGTACCTGCACAATAGATGTGAATAAAACTCAAACCTATATGAGCTCCTTCTGTGTTTCCCTGCAACATTTTGTGTAGATCTAATTCTTTGCCACATAAATAACCTTCTGATGTGTTTACAGTAAATGTATTTGATGTTagcttattttgttacttttagtGGGTCTATGACATTCAGTACCCAGTTATTATTATACCACTTAAAATGTTAAGTGTAAATCATCCCCAGCCCACAATAGTAGCTGAATTTACAACCATTTCAGATCTTTTTACACTTCAATGAGAAACCACCGATGTGTAAAACAGGTTGACAACAGAATGACGTAAACAACACTGCTGCAACATTGCAGCTCTGAGGTTTTATCTATTGTTTCTCTGTGCGGCCAGCAGGGGGAGGTATTCTgcttaatataattttttaacattaatGAAAACAGTTTTCTTGAAATTTGCAAATCTGTTATCTGCTTTTATGACATTTTTCACTGTGGATtacaacaacatcaacattagaaaatgaaatacatttataGTAGGTGATCATTAATCAGTGTTCTTGGCACTAATAGAGGGCCCCAAAAATCTAATTTTGCTTAGAGCCCCACAGAGACTTTGGCCAACCCTTTTCACAATTCAGCAGTTGTACACAAAATACAatcatccatccttccatctatttattttcttccgcttatataattcagggtcacagggaaGCTGGATCCCAGTTGTTTTTCACACAGAGGGCCAAGCAGTGGAGGGAGCTGCCGACCTCCCAGTAATACATGTAAAAGCTTTATTTTATACTGACTCTGGTCAACTTTATCTATCataaaaatttgtttgatgatctgaaacataagTGTGGCAAATATGCAAATAGCTAAGACATCAGGATGGGGTAAATCCTTTCTCACTGCACTTCTGTTAGGCGACTGAATGAAGAGACAAAGTCAGCAGTCTGGCTATGAATGTCTTTAATGTTTCCCAGATCAGAATCACAGCATACAGTGTATAATAACTTCTAAAGTAAACAGAAATATCATCacctcatttatttatataattttactttacttttttttaataatcatctttttttattccattatttaacatttttcttcatctcaAGTCTCGAGTTTCTGAGTTCAACAAAGAAAGTAGAAACAAGACAACAGGTGCAGATTTGCAATGGACACCAAGCTGAGGGTTTCTCTGTGGGTGTCACTGTCTCTGTGCATGTTTGACACTGTGGACGTGACACGGGATCATCCAATCATGAAGTTTTgccttgctgacagtttttgcgtattgaaataaaataaatccagcAGTTAAACCACAGAAAGGACAAAGTGTGGCTCTAACAGCtgttgaacacacacagactttgatGTTCTCCACACGTCACACATCGCTCTGCACTTTTGGAGCATCcaactgtttttctgctacATAACATCACTGCACGAGAAAAACaacggacagacagacagcacagtGTGACACGAGCAGGTCAGACCACCTGTGTGATCTCATGAGTCTGTGAGGATATGAGGCATCTTATGGTATCAAAGCCCTGGAGTCTGTCAAACATGGCTACATGTAAACACTGCTACATGTTAGGTGAGCTAACATTTAACTGACTGCACTTTTTTTCAGTCTCAGTTTAGGTCATTTATGTCCTTACTGCGAATCACTGAAAGGCAAAGCTGGCTTTTATCGCTCTGATGTTACGCACATCATGCAGCACAGATTCATCTCTGATCACAAGActcatatttcaaaataaaagcgagCTAAGGCTTGAAAAGAGGACGACGATTTTATGATAATAGCAGAGAAAAGAGCAACGAAAGGATTTAAAacttgatgaaaatgttttttctcacTAGCAAATCCTAATAAACAGCATGACTGGCCCTCTGCTGTGAGGGGGCTTCAGTGGAGATGACTTCTGCTACAGCGACCTTCCTGCTACAGGATGGTCACATGATAACGATCAACGTTAtgacaaaactaaaataaatgtagaaaaaacaaagacaaaactgatCGGTGGTAAGGATGAACTCATTTGAAACCTCAAGCTAACggccatttttttcttctcattacaAACTGCACCTGTTGTCTTTTGTCATCACAAAATAAGCATATCATTCATTcactccaaaaaaacaaaaaacaaaacataaaataaacaagaaacttaatatttacaaatattttgtctgttttttttcttacacttaAAAATGTACAGTTCTGATCTTCTTCCAGATGTTTCGTCTCCATCCGTCTCCCAGGTTGGTATTTTCTTCTCTGTCCAGTGACCTCAGAGTGAGCGCTGAATGTGCCACAATGGCGCCCTCTAGTGTTAGCTTATAAAACAGACAAGGAGAAAGAACAGAGCCGAATGAAAGGACTCGTTTGTGTTCTCTCCTCTGCTGTAGCTGTGTGGTGCTGAGGTTAACTACACAACCCCTCGCCGCCTCCTTATACACAGGAGTGAGTACAAAAGGGTTCGTATGGACGCATCAGCTGGCCGTCCTTCTGCTCGACACTGTTAGCTGAAAGATGATGGGATCATCCTCTGTCCTGTATTTAAGGCTGAGAGTCTTTGTCCAGTCTCTTTTCCACAGCTACTGTCCACAGCACTAATCCACCTGCAGCACAGCCCCAGTCAGTTGTTTTATGATTTACATTGTGCACGTTTCCCTTCCAGTGAGCTTACAAAACCTCTGACAGGAGAAGTCAGGCATGTGTTCCCCCACCTCCCCTTTTAGGCAGtaataaaatagaaaacaaacaatcaaacaggCTAAAGCTAGAGCACAAGCAAAGACAGCACCGGTGACTAAGTTCTCCCATACTGGACGTACGCTACCATGTGggctcaaacagcagcacatcagCTCAGTTTACATACTGTTGACATCTTCATCAGAGGATCAGCAGGGAGCGCTGCTGAGCTGCAGTCGTCTCCACCAGAGTGACGGAGCAGGAATCACAAACAGCACAAACCAACCGTGTTGTTTCTACCCTGTTCAGGAGATCTGAGCCCCCATCCCTTTTTttcatgttgcagctctgcactGCAGGCCCTGAACGCCTCCCGGTTACCCTCAGTGTGCTTAGAGTTTAATTTACAACCGACGAGCTCACAGATCATCTGCAGGCAGGTGAATGAACCCTTAATGTGAGGATAGTAGCAGAGCTGAACTGAGGTCAGAAATAGTGAGGAACGGTGTCGACACAGTGAAGTCAGGTGTTTGGGAGATTTCCTGATTATCAGTTTGGGGGTGGAGGGGGTCGGTGTTAAATAACAAAGGTGGTGGAggatggagagaggaggagggagggagcagTGATGATATGGAGGAAGGTGATTGGTTAAGCAGCAGGAAGGAGCTCATGCTGGAGTCTGAGTTTTTACTGTTggcctttttctgctttttttgtttattgttgtgACGCGGGCCCGCCTACGCTTGAGTGATGCAGAGGTGATATCACACTCACACAGTGACAGCcgctcttacacacacacacacacacacacacacacacacacacacacacacacacacacacacacacgtcagtcAGAATACACATGTGCCAGAAATAAGGGGTCAGACAGGAGCAGCATCAgtctctgctctgttttgttaataacgtagaaaaataattttgtacAATCAAGCTAGATCGACGGACGCTTTACCTCACGTaccctaaaaagaaaaagtagtgacagtaagatgaagggCTGCACATGACACCATGACTGAGTTCACAGCTGTTGCTTTGATTCTAACGTTTAAGACTTTTGGCATCGACTCCGTTTTAATAAATGAGTGCTGGGAGGCGTCGTTTGACTTCAGGAGCTCCTGCGATGCTCTTACTCTGCGGgagaaaaccaaaaaccaaaagtaGCAAACATGGAGCGATATGACTCGTTTAGATTTTGGGAAACGTGCATCGACAGGTACAGTGTCCTTTTCCCCGCgtctttaaaaataattcatgcaTAGATCCCCCACTGAGAAAACCCTTTTATATACTTTCTCCTTTGTACACATTTTATATAGAACTATATATAATATCATTTCTCTATATCtatattttcagaaaaattctttccacacaataaaaaacaacaatgaaacaaatgcttcaaacaaaacaacaaaaaaagagaagatgaaAGAAGGAAAATCACGACTGAGGCCAGTTTGGCACTTTGTCATGAGAACATGACAGAACTCTGTTAGTTGACGGTAAATAGCGatactctatttttctttcgtttttctTCTCCCTCGATGAGaaagcaaacacagcagtacttaCTTGGCACCTAAAAATGCTGGTAGAATGAAAGATATCAGTGTTTTCATAGTTATATGTTTAGTGTACgcctcccccctccaaactGCTCAGCAGATCGGGAATTTTTAGAgaagagcaggagggaggcgtgtcacatgagaggaagagagcagtaaTAAAACACGGATGTAGAAAAGAGAAGCATAATGTGCACATAACACACAGGAGATGGAAAAAGAGATGACGCCAAcgtaaaaagagaaaacagcgaGGAGCGAGAGAGCATTCGTCCCTTTGACAAATGTTGGAGGTCTTGAGCCTGGAAACAGCAGACCGTCTTTGAAAACAGTATCTTTGAAAGATCTGAgtcacccaccccacccccatccCAAACTGCTCATCTGCTGCTGTACACTTCAGTTGCACCTCCACATGCCACCAGTGGAGGGAGCTGCCAAGTTTTACAGCACATGACGCAGCAGGTGTAGTTGCTtttggagaaagaagagaaTAAGAGGACAGAACGAAGGCCCACGTCTAGAGGCCTCCCTTCCAGAGCGGTAGCAGAGCCAGTGTTCCTGGTCCCTAGGTGGCGCTGTGTCGGGCCTGTCCCTACTATACCCTGGTGGTGGAGTGGGGGTGGGGCAGGGTGTTGTTGTGGCCGGTGGAGGGGAATGTGTTGAAGGCGTGAAGAGGCTGCATGCTGGTGATGGTGCTGGGGATCATGGTGATGGTGTTTGGCGTCATCAGCGGCACGTCGTCAGGGGCGCGGCGCAGCGCCAGGGTGTAGTCGGGAGGGCAGGCGGGCCGCAGGATGTCGTGGGGCCGCAGGGGCTCCATGTCGTGGTGAGCGTCGTGCTCCGAGTGCTTCATCTGCAGGGACATGATCTCCTCCTCCTGGCTGTGAGCCAGGTCGTTGGCGGGGCCGCCCCGCTGAGGGGACAGCCGGTGCCGGCGCATCTCGTGCCGCTTGTCCCGCTTGTAGTAAAGGGCGGCGAAGGCCAGGATGTTGAGGAAGAGGAGCGACGCTCCAACCGCAACTGTCACGCTCAGTTCGGTGGAGTAGTCGCGGGTGTCTCCGGGAAAGAGGTCCTGGGGCGGGCGCTCTGAGCCCTCGGGCTCAGGATCTGACGGGAAGGTAGGGTAAGGATGACGAGTGGTTCGAGGAACGTTGTTTCTGGGCCTCATGGTGCCGGGGTCACGGCCTGCAGGGGAGCGCGTAGTGGTGGGAAAGAGCACGTCGTGCAGGCTGTGAAGATGAGGGACTAATTCCAGCCAAAAGGCCACTTTGTTAGCTCTGTAGTTGTCTCTGACACGAGGTTTCAAACCGATGTGAAGGTACTGCTTGTCCTTCGAGTTGAACTTGGTCCAGATGACCTCCTCGAAGCGGTTGGGCTTGGTATGAATGAACTTGGTGTCCTGAGGGACGGGCAGGTTGGGGTCCCTGGTGGAGCATAAAGGTTAAACGTTTCAGTTCAAAGTTATATTCAGTCTCCATTATAAGTAACATGTGGCATCAATACACTGAATACAGACAGGGGGCCCATTCTCTGTGCAACCTTTAAACTATCTAAGACCAACCGGCTGCTCTGGGATCTGGATGCTTTTGGTGAACCAGTATGTTCAATTCTTCAAAGCCACACGGGAATTAAACTAGCAACCCAGATTCAAGTATTCAAGAGGACTAGAAGGCTATAAGCATTTTAATTACAAAttcacactaaaacaaaaaagatgacaTTAAGCTAAATCAGCCGGCAAATTCAGCCCATAATAAGCAGCTGCTATTATTGCACCACTATCATACTTTACTGCAACAGTTCTATGGCAGCATCGCCTGTTAGAGTGTTAAAGCAAAGCACatgacagcagcagaaacacttTAGTGTAGGATTTCTACCACAATAAACAATTCAATAGATCAAagaatttaatgtttaattaatttaatttaatgtaattcaTTTTGTAATTGTTTACAGCTCATCGCAAGAAACATTTCATTCTTAATATAGGCGCCAATAAATtacatatttcagttttttctttgtacCTCTCTAGCAGTGATCAGTCAGGGGACCTGAAGGGATCACGATCACCGCACCACAATTTCTCTGTTCTTGAAAGGCTCTTCATGTTACATCTGTGTTGATCATTTTTGACAGAGCCTATAGTTAAAGCTGGAGCGCACGACCCTAAATCAACCCACAGTCCTGCTGATATAGGCTCAGTGTGCAGTGGGaaacttcccatgatgcattgactTCATCATCcaactgtgtttatatgtcgCTGCTACATTTCATtaacttttgtttctttctcctgTAATTTGATtgttctcgctctctctttagCTCAGATTACAGATTGAATGATGTTTAATTTCTTtcaacttcttcaaaaaaatgtaaaatctgaGATTATGTTTAATTTGGTTAAAGTGTTACAGAGACTGAGCCCTGAGCCATTTAAGTCCTGTTACGTGTTAACAGACTTAGATAAATTTACCTGAACTGTAACAAAACGGAAACACTTTGGAAACACATTAAAGTCTACAGCTAAATCAACACCTTTGCTCGATAAGCCTGTAGTTCTGTCAGAGAACATACAGTAACAGGTACAGTTTACACTGCTATGACATGAGGCCTACCCAGTCTTTGCGAAGTTAGTCCAGTAAGTCATGACCACAGCGCTCAGCATCACATCGTTCTTGGAGAAGTTGCACGGGAACAGGTCCGTGGCACCGATCATCGGTACGCCGAACACGTAAGGTATCTCGTCTCCGTGCGCGGCGTCGGCCCACTCGGGCCGCGTCTCGGTCTGGCAGTGGTGGTAGAACGTGTAAAAGTAAACTGGGGACTGAAACTCAGCATGGAGTTTGGCAGTGGCCACAGCTGGTGCCACCCACTGGTGGTCCGTAAACAGGGCCAACAGAGTCTTCCGCCGCATGTCGCCGTTGTCCCTGTCCGCCCAGTCTGTGTACATGAACTTAATGGTCTCCCTCAGGATGTCTTTGCCTGGTGAAGAAGCACAGGAGGGGAAGAAAgataaaagtgaaaaactgcTAAGAGTAAAGTAACAGCAGTGCGAGACATTTTTTTAAGAGATCGGTCTGATTGAAAGATATGAAACCAAAGCACACGTTGGTGAGATGAACCAAGAGCCAGGAAGCGAGTGACAAATCTAGAGAGGATAAAAAGTCTTTCAGATAACAGAACGAGTGACAGGCAGTAGAGAGGAAGCATGACTGCATTATCCAAACATGTCTGTACTGTGACTGTGGTCCGGCTGTGAGGGGTTCGCAGGCCGATCTGTCAGAAACAACGACGCTGAGATTGGGAGCCGACTACCTGGGGGATGATAGCATTACTGCCCACAGAGCCTCAAAGGTTAAGGCGCAGACACGCCGTGATGTGGATGAGCTTGTCTTGTTTGATGCACTTCACTGGGCTCACATTTTACTGATTCCATTCTTTACTCGCATGTTTTAAACGCTTAAAGACAGGTTTTGATATTCTTTTGAAAATTCATGTGAACTCAAGCTGTCAGAACTGTAATGTATGCTTTGATAATTGCCcacatttgt
Proteins encoded:
- the LOC134624973 gene encoding neuroligin-2-like isoform X3 is translated as MLFIHGGSYMEGTGNMFDASVLAAYGNVIVVTMNYRLGVLGFLSTGDQSAKGNYGLLDQIQALRWLNENIGHFGGDPERITIFGSGAGASCVNLLILSHHSEGLFHRAIAQSGTAISSWSVNYQPLKYTKILARKVGCTYAETADLVDCLRRKNFRELVDQDIQPARYHIAFGPVVDGDVVPDDPEILMQQGEFLNYDILIGVNQGEGLKFVDDSEDNDGISAAAFDYTISNFVDNLYGYPEGKDILRETIKFMYTDWADRDNGDMRRKTLLALFTDHQWVAPAVATAKLHAEFQSPVYFYTFYHHCQTETRPEWADAAHGDEIPYVFGVPMIGATDLFPCNFSKNDVMLSAVVMTYWTNFAKTGDPNLPVPQDTKFIHTKPNRFEEVIWTKFNSKDKQYLHIGLKPRVRDNYRANKVAFWLELVPHLHSLHDVLFPTTTRSPAGRDPGTMRPRNNVPRTTRHPYPTFPSDPEPEGSERPPQDLFPGDTRDYSTELSVTVAVGASLLFLNILAFAALYYKRDKRHEMRRHRLSPQRGGPANDLAHSQEEEIMSLQMKHSEHDAHHDMEPLRPHDILRPACPPDYTLALRRAPDDVPLMTPNTITMIPSTITSMQPLHAFNTFPSTGHNNTLPHPHSTTRV